One stretch of Amycolatopsis tolypomycina DNA includes these proteins:
- a CDS encoding PadR family transcriptional regulator, whose protein sequence is MAALLEGEASGYDLAKGFDASVANFWAATPQQLYRELDGMAADGLVQARLVRQERRPDKRLFSLTEAGQRELHAFTARPPRPSVIRDELLVQVQAVDAGDEPAVRRALAERMTRAEAKIARYERLRARLLDGRFEDDYLAGAERIGPYLTLMRGLSFERENLRWCEQSLKVLDRRRGSA, encoded by the coding sequence ATGGCGGCGCTGCTCGAGGGCGAGGCGTCGGGCTACGACCTGGCGAAGGGGTTCGACGCCTCGGTGGCGAACTTCTGGGCGGCCACGCCGCAGCAGCTCTACCGGGAGCTCGACGGCATGGCGGCCGACGGCCTGGTGCAGGCCCGGCTGGTCCGCCAGGAGCGGCGCCCGGACAAGCGGCTGTTCTCGCTGACCGAGGCCGGGCAGCGGGAGCTGCACGCGTTCACCGCGCGGCCGCCCCGGCCGAGCGTGATCCGTGACGAGCTGCTGGTGCAGGTCCAGGCCGTGGACGCGGGCGACGAGCCGGCGGTCCGGCGGGCGCTGGCGGAGCGGATGACCCGGGCGGAGGCCAAGATCGCCCGGTACGAACGGCTTCGCGCGCGCCTGCTGGACGGCCGGTTCGAGGACGACTACCTCGCCGGGGCCGAGCGCATCGGCCCGTACCTCACGCTGATGCGGGGTCTGTCGTTCGAGCGGGAGAACCTGCGGTGGTGCGAGCAGTCGCTGAAGGTGCTCGACCGGCGGCGCGGGTCAGCTTAG
- a CDS encoding response regulator codes for MTVKVVLLEDEELVRSGIRMILESAGDVEVVAEDTDGTRAVELTDRHRPDVVLTDVQMPKVGGLEVVKRLAGHPAAPAVVVLTTFDVDEYVHTALRHGAAGFLLKDTPPRELVNAVRVAARGEAMLSPKITKRLLAEFAAGGGSARAQAKLSVLTPREHDVAVHIGRGLSNAEIARALAVSESTVKVHIGHIMAKVEAANRTQVAILVHDAGLS; via the coding sequence GTGACGGTCAAGGTCGTGCTGCTGGAGGACGAGGAGCTCGTCCGCAGCGGCATCCGGATGATCCTGGAGTCGGCGGGCGACGTCGAGGTGGTCGCCGAGGACACCGACGGCACGCGGGCGGTCGAGCTGACCGACCGCCACCGGCCGGACGTCGTGCTCACCGACGTCCAGATGCCCAAGGTCGGTGGCCTCGAGGTGGTCAAGCGGCTCGCCGGCCACCCGGCGGCCCCCGCGGTGGTCGTGCTGACGACCTTCGACGTCGACGAGTACGTCCACACGGCGCTGCGCCACGGCGCGGCCGGCTTCCTGCTGAAGGACACCCCGCCGCGCGAGCTGGTCAACGCGGTGCGCGTCGCGGCCCGCGGCGAGGCGATGCTGTCGCCGAAGATCACCAAGCGGCTGCTGGCCGAGTTCGCCGCCGGCGGCGGCTCCGCGCGGGCGCAGGCGAAGCTGTCGGTGCTGACCCCGCGCGAGCACGACGTGGCCGTCCACATCGGACGCGGGCTGAGCAACGCGGAGATCGCCAGGGCCCTGGCGGTCAGCGAATCCACCGTGAAGGTCCACATCGGACACATCATGGCGAAGGTCGAGGCTGCGAACCGGACCCAGGTGGCCATCCTGGTGCACGACGCCGGCCTAAGCTGA